The proteins below come from a single Rhizobium rhizoryzae genomic window:
- a CDS encoding FecCD family ABC transporter permease codes for MTSQTRDTEIMHGGYRRASIRRALALLFSLGVLILLMVLDLTTGPSGMPLGDVWHGLLNGPSGPDRMVATILWQLRMPQTLMGALVGACLGLAGLQMQTILNNPLASPFTLGFSAAAGFGAALAIIFGSLVPLPAYLTIPISAFAMTLVACGLIYVIARLRGATPEILVLGGIAVLFFFQSLQSMLQFLASPEVLQQIVFWLFGSLLKSTWTSVTATTAIALACLPFIARQTWALKTLRLGDANARSLGLSVEKLRRETFLIVALLTAGAVSFVGTIGFVGLIAPHVARSLVGEDHRFSLPLAAMAGAIILIAASVFGKLISPGAVIPVGIITAVAGVPMLFAVIIRRGKRGVA; via the coding sequence ATGACCTCCCAGACCCGGGACACCGAGATCATGCACGGCGGCTACCGCCGTGCATCCATCCGTCGCGCCTTGGCTCTCCTGTTTTCCCTCGGTGTGCTCATTCTGCTGATGGTTCTTGATCTCACGACAGGGCCATCCGGCATGCCGCTTGGCGATGTCTGGCATGGACTGCTCAATGGACCATCCGGCCCGGACCGGATGGTGGCAACGATCCTGTGGCAATTACGCATGCCGCAGACCCTGATGGGAGCCCTTGTCGGCGCCTGCCTCGGTCTTGCGGGCCTGCAGATGCAGACGATTCTCAACAATCCGCTGGCAAGCCCCTTTACGCTGGGTTTTTCCGCCGCCGCCGGTTTTGGCGCAGCACTCGCCATAATATTCGGGTCGCTTGTCCCCCTGCCCGCCTATCTCACCATTCCCATCAGCGCCTTCGCCATGACGCTGGTTGCCTGTGGGCTCATCTATGTGATTGCCCGCCTTCGGGGTGCGACGCCCGAAATCCTCGTACTCGGCGGCATTGCCGTTCTCTTCTTTTTCCAATCGCTGCAATCGATGCTGCAGTTTCTGGCATCGCCGGAAGTTCTCCAGCAGATCGTGTTCTGGCTGTTTGGCAGTCTTTTGAAATCCACCTGGACCAGCGTCACGGCGACCACGGCGATCGCACTCGCCTGCCTTCCCTTCATCGCACGCCAGACCTGGGCGCTGAAAACACTTCGCCTAGGGGACGCCAATGCGAGAAGCCTCGGACTTTCGGTCGAGAAACTTCGACGCGAAACCTTCCTGATCGTCGCACTTCTGACGGCGGGCGCCGTGTCCTTCGTAGGCACCATCGGCTTTGTCGGGCTGATCGCGCCGCATGTTGCCCGCAGCCTTGTCGGTGAGGATCATCGTTTCTCTCTTCCGCTTGCCGCCATGGCGGGTGCCATCATCCTGATCGCTGCCTCCGTATTCGGAAAGCTGATTTCGCCAGGCGCCGTCATTCCTGTCGGCATCATCACCGCCGTTGCCGGGGTTCCCATGCTGTTTGCGGTGATCATCCGCCGCGGCAAGCGAGGTGTCGCATGA
- a CDS encoding amino acid ABC transporter substrate-binding protein yields the protein MRSKLLGVGFLLTSMLSAGLSPAVAGPTLDAVKARGFLKCASSQGTVGFGAPDEKGYWRGLDVETCRAVAVAIFNDKDKVEFVPLSGQQRVPALQTGEIDILPRTFTWTLRRDANGLNFTTPNYYEFTGFMMPKALGVTKVEDMSGASVCVQTGSTTEVVANDVSKEHNLGLKPVVFENSSAVSQAFFSGRCDALITDAAALASIRATSAKNPDDYIIFPATRFMDALTPAVRHGDDQWLDIVNWSIQALIAGEQLGVTQANVTEMQTSEAPRLKRFLGVEPGNGSALGLDEKFAANIIAQLGNYGEMFDRNVGKNSPLKLERGANRLYSDGGLMFPLAFQ from the coding sequence ATGCGTTCGAAACTTCTTGGAGTAGGCTTTTTGCTTACGAGCATGCTGTCTGCTGGCCTGTCGCCGGCAGTCGCAGGACCAACGCTTGACGCCGTTAAGGCGCGCGGTTTTCTGAAATGCGCCTCAAGTCAGGGCACCGTTGGCTTTGGCGCGCCCGATGAGAAGGGCTACTGGCGTGGTCTCGACGTGGAGACCTGCCGGGCCGTGGCGGTCGCGATCTTCAATGACAAGGACAAGGTGGAGTTCGTTCCGCTGAGCGGCCAGCAGCGCGTGCCGGCCCTGCAGACCGGGGAAATCGACATCCTGCCGCGCACATTCACCTGGACCTTGCGCCGCGACGCTAACGGTTTGAACTTCACGACGCCGAACTATTACGAGTTCACCGGCTTCATGATGCCGAAGGCGCTCGGGGTGACGAAAGTGGAGGACATGTCTGGCGCGTCGGTCTGTGTGCAGACGGGTTCCACCACCGAGGTGGTCGCCAACGACGTGTCGAAGGAACATAATCTCGGGCTGAAGCCGGTCGTGTTTGAAAACAGCTCCGCCGTCAGCCAGGCATTCTTCTCCGGACGTTGCGATGCCCTCATCACTGACGCCGCGGCTCTCGCTTCCATCCGCGCGACATCCGCCAAGAATCCCGACGATTACATCATCTTTCCCGCCACCCGGTTCATGGATGCGCTGACGCCTGCCGTTCGCCATGGCGATGATCAATGGCTCGATATCGTCAACTGGTCGATCCAGGCCTTGATTGCGGGCGAGCAACTGGGCGTCACCCAAGCCAATGTCACCGAAATGCAGACGTCCGAAGCCCCCCGCCTCAAGCGCTTCCTCGGCGTTGAACCTGGAAACGGTTCGGCACTTGGCCTGGACGAGAAGTTTGCCGCCAACATCATCGCGCAACTCGGCAATTACGGCGAAATGTTTGATCGCAATGTCGGCAAGAATAGCCCGCTGAAGCTGGAGCGCGGCGCCAACCGCCTCTATTCCGATGGTGGGCTGATGTTCCCGCTGGCATTCCAGTAA
- a CDS encoding copper uptake system-associated protein yields MAIPAKMKAIFETAEKPLAVSPVVVQGDWAIAGWTQEGRGGRALLKKKSDGWSIHLCSGDGLKQADALKTMGLSSADATALASKLAEAEANVDAKTLALFASFEGTVMVEGADNPGGHDAHGAHKDHGK; encoded by the coding sequence ATGGCTATCCCTGCGAAGATGAAGGCGATTTTTGAAACGGCCGAGAAGCCATTGGCCGTATCACCTGTCGTCGTCCAAGGCGACTGGGCGATTGCCGGCTGGACCCAGGAAGGCCGCGGCGGTCGTGCGCTTCTCAAAAAGAAGAGCGATGGCTGGAGCATTCATCTGTGCAGCGGCGATGGGCTGAAGCAGGCCGATGCCCTGAAAACTATGGGGCTCTCCTCTGCCGATGCTACGGCTCTGGCAAGTAAGCTCGCGGAGGCGGAAGCCAATGTCGATGCGAAGACGCTGGCGCTATTTGCAAGCTTCGAGGGGACCGTGATGGTCGAGGGCGCCGACAATCCTGGCGGCCACGACGCGCACGGCGCCCACAAGGATCACGGCAAGTAG
- a CDS encoding ABC transporter substrate-binding protein, whose amino-acid sequence MTKKLFISTLAALLTMAASAFADITVTDVKGRTVTVPKVPERVVLSFYYEDYLAIAGPGALDKVVALSLSTWKDWRPNQFALYEKALPRLSSIPDVGNTEDNTFSIEKVIAAKPDLLILAAWSYDALGEGIKQIEAAGIPIVVLDYNAQTVEKHVASTLALGKLMGTEERAQALVKNYQDAITDIDTRIKAAGPTTKKVYVELAQKGPAEVGNSYGNSMWGALIGSLGGANIAKGQIGNWGPLSPEYVLAQKPDLIFLAGSEWLNKPQSVAVGFGADPAVTRERMKAYMQRPGWSELPAVKNGDVFAIYHGGARTLSDYVYAQFIAKQLYPAAPKDVDPAKNIADYYAKWLPIKADGVFVLPYKAGAQ is encoded by the coding sequence GTGACCAAAAAACTGTTCATCTCCACCCTTGCCGCCCTTCTGACGATGGCAGCATCCGCCTTCGCCGACATTACCGTGACCGATGTCAAAGGCAGAACGGTAACGGTTCCCAAGGTCCCGGAACGGGTCGTCCTCAGCTTCTATTACGAGGACTATCTCGCCATCGCCGGTCCTGGCGCTCTCGACAAGGTGGTGGCGCTCTCGCTTTCAACGTGGAAAGACTGGAGACCGAACCAGTTCGCGCTTTATGAGAAGGCACTTCCCAGGCTTTCATCGATCCCGGATGTCGGTAACACCGAAGACAACACCTTTTCCATCGAAAAGGTCATTGCCGCCAAGCCTGACCTGCTGATCCTCGCAGCCTGGTCCTACGACGCGCTTGGCGAAGGCATCAAGCAGATCGAGGCCGCAGGCATTCCAATCGTCGTCCTCGACTACAACGCCCAGACAGTCGAAAAGCATGTGGCCTCCACCCTGGCACTTGGCAAACTGATGGGCACTGAAGAGCGTGCACAGGCGCTGGTCAAGAACTATCAGGATGCAATCACCGACATCGACACACGCATCAAGGCGGCTGGACCAACCACGAAGAAGGTCTATGTCGAACTTGCCCAGAAGGGACCGGCGGAAGTCGGCAACTCCTATGGCAACAGCATGTGGGGCGCCCTGATCGGCAGCCTCGGCGGCGCCAATATCGCCAAGGGCCAGATCGGCAACTGGGGACCGCTGAGCCCCGAATATGTGCTTGCCCAGAAACCCGACCTGATTTTCCTCGCAGGTTCGGAATGGCTGAACAAGCCGCAATCGGTCGCCGTCGGTTTCGGCGCAGACCCGGCCGTGACGCGTGAGCGCATGAAGGCCTACATGCAGCGTCCGGGCTGGTCGGAACTTCCCGCTGTCAAGAATGGCGACGTCTTCGCCATCTATCACGGTGGAGCACGCACGCTGTCCGACTATGTCTATGCGCAGTTCATCGCCAAGCAGCTCTATCCTGCCGCCCCCAAGGACGTCGATCCGGCCAAAAACATAGCGGACTACTATGCAAAATGGCTGCCGATCAAGGCTGACGGCGTCTTCGTCCTCCCCTACAAGGCCGGGGCACAATGA
- a CDS encoding trans-sulfuration enzyme family protein, with protein MKDFTQCVVTPDVNVDGFEALGVATHRASTIVFKNAEAYATRGQRGHDGYTYGLYGTPTTRTLEAKLTALEQGLRTFLVPSGQAANAIAALPFLKSGDKILIADTAYPPMRDFANQDLARFGVEVAYYDPVSIEDLTTKIDDRTKLVWCESPGSTTMEIQDLPAIADVAHRHGALVGCDNTWATPLNYKPLALGADIVTEALTKYVSGHSDLLMGSITVRSDDLITPIRATLGRFGIGVSPDDASLVLRGMETLGIRLKHAADVALVLIEWIERHPLVERVLFPTLPGTQGHEIWKRDFLGTSGVFSVVLVSDAVPHAAAALDVLKTIAIGASWGGTRSLIAPMPVRQNRTATEWKQDDLVLRISVGLEDPADLQADMEAFFAEILRRTGQAKLVRAS; from the coding sequence ATGAAAGACTTTACTCAATGTGTTGTCACACCGGACGTCAATGTTGACGGGTTTGAAGCCCTTGGTGTTGCCACGCACCGGGCATCCACCATCGTCTTCAAGAATGCAGAAGCCTATGCCACCCGCGGTCAGAGGGGCCATGATGGGTATACCTATGGGCTTTACGGCACGCCGACGACCCGCACGCTCGAAGCCAAACTGACGGCGCTTGAGCAGGGTCTTCGCACATTTCTGGTGCCATCAGGGCAGGCGGCGAATGCGATTGCAGCGCTTCCGTTCTTGAAGAGCGGCGACAAGATCCTGATCGCGGATACCGCCTATCCGCCCATGCGCGACTTTGCCAACCAGGATCTGGCGCGTTTCGGCGTCGAGGTTGCCTATTACGATCCGGTTTCGATCGAGGACCTGACAACAAAGATCGATGACCGCACAAAGCTCGTCTGGTGTGAATCCCCGGGTTCAACGACGATGGAGATCCAGGATCTTCCGGCTATTGCCGATGTCGCCCATCGACACGGCGCGCTTGTCGGCTGCGACAATACCTGGGCGACACCGCTCAACTACAAGCCGCTGGCGCTCGGAGCCGATATCGTTACGGAAGCCTTGACGAAATATGTTTCCGGCCACTCCGATCTACTGATGGGTTCGATCACCGTGCGGTCAGACGACCTCATCACACCGATTCGCGCAACGCTCGGGCGCTTCGGGATTGGCGTGTCTCCGGATGATGCATCGCTTGTGCTGCGCGGCATGGAAACGCTTGGCATCCGTCTCAAGCATGCCGCAGATGTTGCACTGGTACTGATCGAGTGGATCGAGCGTCATCCTCTGGTCGAGCGTGTCCTGTTTCCGACCTTGCCGGGTACCCAGGGGCACGAGATCTGGAAGCGGGACTTCCTAGGGACGAGCGGCGTATTCAGCGTTGTCCTGGTATCGGACGCGGTACCTCACGCCGCCGCAGCCCTCGACGTCCTGAAGACGATTGCCATCGGCGCCTCCTGGGGTGGAACCCGAAGCCTCATCGCCCCCATGCCGGTCCGCCAGAACCGCACGGCCACCGAATGGAAGCAAGACGATCTCGTGCTGCGCATCAGTGTTGGGCTGGAGGACCCCGCCGACCTCCAGGCTGACATGGAGGCATTTTTTGCCGAGATTCTTCGTCGGACGGGGCAGGCGAAACTGGTGCGCGCAAGCTGA
- a CDS encoding amino acid ABC transporter permease — protein sequence MTTLSISHGHVVADILPARQAPPIKRMPLFKMLFGDVLSAALTSGALMTILALMPAFQWGLVDATWTTSDPAACRDGGACWAFIGAKLRFILFGLYPPDEQWRPMMMMGLMIAMVLVSLSPALWGRKLVIAWLVAVAVMLSLMWGGFTGLPFVPTSQWGGLPVTLLLALLSLGCGFPFAVFLALGRRSSLPIPRVLSIGLIETIRGLPLVGLLFVASILLPLLLPPTWTIDKLGRTLAALTVFAAAYLAEVIRGGLQAIPSGQIEAAKALGIPHWKAIQHIVMPQAIQKVIPPLTNTAIVMVKNTSLVMIVGVFDMLSAGRSAAMDPVWPAPYREAYLFVGLIYFALCVAISYYARWLELRVKAKDYR from the coding sequence ATGACAACACTTTCAATTTCCCACGGTCATGTGGTTGCCGACATATTGCCGGCCCGGCAAGCGCCGCCGATCAAGCGGATGCCCCTCTTCAAGATGCTGTTTGGCGATGTCCTGAGTGCCGCTCTCACATCCGGCGCGCTGATGACGATCCTGGCACTGATGCCGGCCTTCCAATGGGGTCTTGTGGACGCCACCTGGACAACATCGGATCCTGCGGCTTGCCGAGACGGCGGAGCGTGCTGGGCCTTCATCGGTGCCAAGCTTCGCTTCATCCTGTTCGGTCTCTATCCACCGGACGAACAATGGCGTCCAATGATGATGATGGGTCTCATGATCGCGATGGTTCTGGTGTCGTTGTCGCCGGCGCTGTGGGGACGAAAGCTCGTCATCGCATGGCTGGTGGCCGTGGCCGTGATGCTCAGCCTGATGTGGGGCGGCTTTACTGGCTTGCCGTTCGTTCCAACATCGCAATGGGGTGGATTACCGGTCACCCTCCTGCTCGCCCTGCTGTCGCTCGGATGCGGCTTTCCCTTCGCCGTCTTCCTGGCGCTCGGGCGGCGTTCGTCCCTGCCGATCCCGAGGGTCCTGTCCATCGGGCTGATTGAGACGATCCGCGGGCTTCCGCTTGTCGGGCTGCTGTTTGTCGCCTCGATCCTGCTTCCGCTGCTCCTGCCGCCAACTTGGACGATCGACAAGCTCGGACGCACCTTGGCGGCACTGACGGTCTTTGCGGCGGCCTATCTTGCCGAAGTCATTCGCGGCGGACTGCAAGCCATCCCTTCCGGCCAAATCGAGGCGGCCAAGGCGCTCGGCATTCCCCATTGGAAGGCAATCCAGCATATCGTCATGCCGCAGGCGATCCAGAAGGTTATCCCGCCCCTGACCAATACGGCGATTGTCATGGTCAAGAACACCAGCCTGGTGATGATCGTCGGTGTGTTCGACATGCTGAGCGCCGGCCGATCGGCGGCCATGGATCCCGTCTGGCCCGCACCCTATCGGGAAGCCTATCTCTTCGTCGGCCTCATCTATTTCGCGCTCTGCGTTGCCATCTCCTATTACGCCCGCTGGCTTGAGCTGCGTGTCAAAGCAAAGGATTACCGATGA
- a CDS encoding LysR substrate-binding domain-containing protein, producing the protein MNIRQVEVFHAVMTNSTASRAAEVLRISQPAVSKAIQELERDIGFALFRRERGRMYPTAEANIFFKEVESSFSGLTRLKSAAARIRDFGSGEIKVASLSALSTNILPRALRGFQARHPNVAISFQAQLSSTVKDLVASGQVDVGLAADEIETEGVDVRPFARYRAAIAVPAGHRLEQATELTPEDLDGEAFIALSPEDTTRRAAEAIFRDRATKLKVVLETPYSTTICAMVQAGLGVGLVNPMTAEPYVGRGLTIIPFKPAIYFRTLLVLPPNRYPSRIVADFVDEVMKLSIFQ; encoded by the coding sequence ATGAATATTCGTCAGGTCGAGGTGTTCCATGCCGTGATGACTAACAGCACAGCCTCTCGGGCTGCCGAGGTGCTGCGCATTTCCCAACCTGCTGTCAGCAAAGCGATCCAGGAACTCGAGCGCGATATCGGATTTGCCCTGTTCCGGCGCGAACGCGGTCGCATGTATCCGACCGCCGAAGCGAACATCTTCTTCAAGGAAGTGGAGAGTTCGTTTTCCGGGCTCACACGGCTCAAAAGTGCCGCAGCGAGAATCCGTGATTTCGGATCAGGCGAAATCAAAGTGGCAAGCCTATCTGCGCTGAGCACCAATATTTTGCCACGCGCTTTGCGCGGTTTTCAGGCGCGGCATCCAAATGTCGCCATTTCGTTTCAGGCGCAACTGTCCTCTACTGTGAAAGATCTAGTAGCGTCCGGCCAGGTCGATGTCGGGCTGGCAGCCGACGAGATCGAGACCGAAGGCGTCGATGTTCGGCCCTTCGCGCGCTATCGTGCCGCCATCGCCGTTCCAGCGGGGCATCGCCTGGAGCAGGCCACTGAGTTGACGCCAGAGGATCTCGACGGAGAAGCCTTCATTGCCCTTTCCCCTGAAGACACGACGCGACGAGCCGCTGAAGCTATCTTTCGCGACCGCGCAACCAAGCTGAAGGTCGTGTTGGAAACGCCGTATTCGACCACCATCTGCGCCATGGTTCAGGCAGGGCTCGGAGTCGGCCTCGTCAACCCCATGACGGCCGAACCCTATGTGGGGCGTGGCCTGACGATCATCCCATTCAAACCGGCGATCTATTTCCGCACCCTGCTGGTACTGCCGCCGAACCGCTATCCTTCGCGCATCGTTGCCGACTTTGTCGATGAGGTGATGAAGCTGTCGATATTTCAATGA
- a CDS encoding amino acid ABC transporter ATP-binding protein: MMSAQQPSNHEPSAIAIRNLDKWYGTYHALRNVTLSVKPGERIVICGPSGSGKSTLIRCVNHLEEHQKGEIVVNGVTLNDSLKNIDAIRRDVGMVFQHFNLFPHLTVLENCALPQILSRGTPRKLAEDRGMELLERVRIPEQALKYPGQLSGGQQQRVAIARALCMAPKIMLFDEPTSALDPEMVKEVLETMVALAEDGMTMIVVTHEMGFARRVADRVVFMDKGAIVESSAPDAFFDAPTHERTRSFLSQIVH, from the coding sequence ATGATGTCCGCTCAACAGCCGTCGAACCATGAACCGTCTGCCATCGCGATCCGCAATCTCGACAAGTGGTACGGCACCTACCATGCGCTGCGTAATGTGACCCTGTCGGTCAAGCCGGGCGAGCGTATAGTCATCTGCGGACCGTCCGGTTCCGGCAAATCGACGCTCATCCGGTGCGTCAATCATTTGGAAGAGCACCAGAAGGGCGAGATCGTCGTCAATGGTGTGACCTTGAACGACAGTCTGAAGAACATCGATGCGATCCGTCGCGATGTCGGGATGGTGTTCCAGCACTTCAACCTGTTTCCGCATCTGACTGTTCTGGAGAACTGCGCGCTGCCGCAGATTCTGTCACGCGGGACACCGAGAAAGCTCGCCGAAGACCGCGGCATGGAATTGTTGGAACGGGTGCGGATTCCAGAGCAGGCGCTGAAGTATCCCGGTCAGCTTTCGGGTGGCCAGCAGCAGCGTGTCGCGATCGCACGCGCCTTGTGCATGGCGCCGAAGATCATGCTCTTTGACGAACCGACATCCGCGCTCGATCCGGAGATGGTGAAGGAGGTCCTGGAAACGATGGTTGCCTTGGCCGAGGACGGCATGACGATGATCGTCGTCACCCACGAGATGGGTTTTGCCCGGCGCGTGGCAGACCGTGTCGTGTTCATGGACAAGGGCGCCATCGTCGAAAGCAGTGCACCCGATGCTTTCTTCGATGCCCCGACCCATGAGCGGACAAGAAGCTTCCTCAGCCAGATCGTTCACTGA
- a CDS encoding ABC transporter ATP-binding protein, producing MTGRLVLRDVSVVAGKKHILSDVTVSLPAGQIVALIGPNGAGKSTLLGAISGVVSSTGSVLWNAQVVSVHDLGYMPQHCQVTADLTVLEVIPLGRHEQLGWRVDPSIVEASARILSQFGIADLAERKVSTLSGGQQQLALLAQRLLRKPPLLLLDEATSALDMRHQIHVLKVVKDYVARTQALVLIAIHDLNFAARHCDSVMLLADGKIERPRLFRRYRDAGRPANLLRYRGGVSQNPIGGDCHRPHGFSPHNRTSLSGGGNDMKHLKAKLLAIAIATIATVSPALAQIMETTLRCRWRRNPQIPRWLSLRR from the coding sequence ATGACGGGGCGTCTTGTCCTCCGCGACGTGAGCGTCGTCGCCGGAAAGAAGCACATCTTGTCCGATGTAACCGTATCACTGCCAGCGGGCCAGATCGTCGCACTGATCGGTCCCAACGGCGCCGGGAAGTCGACGCTTCTCGGCGCCATCTCGGGCGTTGTTTCATCCACCGGAAGCGTGCTCTGGAATGCGCAGGTCGTCAGCGTTCACGATCTCGGCTATATGCCACAGCACTGCCAGGTCACCGCGGATCTGACGGTGCTCGAAGTAATCCCTCTGGGCCGTCACGAACAACTGGGCTGGCGTGTCGACCCAAGTATCGTCGAGGCGAGTGCGCGCATTCTTTCCCAATTCGGTATTGCCGATCTGGCGGAGCGAAAGGTCTCGACCTTGTCGGGCGGGCAGCAGCAACTGGCGCTATTGGCGCAACGACTCTTGCGCAAGCCGCCGCTTCTCTTGCTGGACGAAGCCACCAGCGCCTTGGACATGCGCCATCAGATTCATGTGCTGAAGGTTGTGAAAGACTATGTCGCCAGAACGCAGGCGCTGGTTCTCATTGCCATTCACGATCTGAACTTTGCTGCAAGGCACTGCGATTCCGTGATGCTGCTCGCGGATGGAAAAATTGAGAGGCCACGGCTGTTTCGCCGATATCGTGACGCCGGACGCCCTGCGAACCTACTACGGTATCGAGGCGGAGTTTCTCAGAACCCAATCGGGGGTGACTGTCATCGTCCCCACGGCTTCTCACCACACAACAGAACATCTCTCTCAGGAGGAGGAAACGATATGAAACATCTGAAGGCAAAACTGTTGGCGATCGCGATTGCCACCATCGCGACTGTGTCTCCCGCTCTCGCCCAAATCATGGAGACCACGCTGCGATGCCGATGGCGCCGCAATCCGCAGATCCCCAGATGGCTATCCCTGCGAAGATGA
- a CDS encoding amino acid ABC transporter permease: MLFALWDNRRIRGNALQVLLFAGFAGLLFWLWSNTAANLAARGIRVGFDYLSRQANFPISESVLSYDPSDTFGWAYVIGVTNTAVISLTAIIISTFVGLLIALVRLSNNPLAAKMAALFVGVIRNMPLIVQLLFWYALATTLLPAPRLAFNPLPGFYLSLRGLYLPAISLGPQAGPFAAVCLAVLIAAVIICRLAPKSVWSMGKWMLLAGLLTAAVVLIRPSVSFPELKGFNFVGGLRLSPEFAALMLGLVLYTSVFISEVIRGGIEAVSRGQWEAGRALGLSERHVMFRIIIPQALRIIVPPMTSQYLSTVKNTTLALAVGYPELGLVVGTVINQTGQAIESISILLAVFLTISIAVSMFMNWYNAHVALVTR; this comes from the coding sequence ATGCTCTTCGCGCTCTGGGACAATCGTCGCATTCGAGGCAATGCGCTTCAGGTCTTGCTGTTTGCAGGCTTTGCCGGTCTTCTTTTCTGGCTTTGGTCCAATACGGCGGCCAATCTGGCCGCTCGAGGCATCCGGGTCGGTTTCGACTATCTGAGCCGACAGGCGAATTTTCCGATTTCGGAAAGTGTCCTGTCCTATGATCCTTCCGATACCTTCGGTTGGGCCTACGTGATCGGCGTGACCAACACTGCCGTCATCTCGCTGACCGCGATCATCATCTCCACATTTGTCGGCCTGCTGATCGCTCTCGTCCGGCTGTCGAACAATCCCTTGGCGGCGAAGATGGCGGCCTTGTTTGTCGGTGTCATCCGCAACATGCCGCTCATCGTGCAACTCCTCTTCTGGTATGCGCTGGCCACGACCTTGCTGCCGGCGCCGCGTCTTGCCTTCAACCCGCTGCCCGGCTTCTACCTCTCGCTCAGGGGCCTCTATCTTCCGGCGATCTCGCTTGGGCCGCAGGCCGGTCCTTTCGCCGCTGTCTGCCTTGCCGTGCTCATCGCCGCCGTCATCATTTGTCGCTTGGCGCCGAAATCCGTCTGGTCGATGGGCAAATGGATGCTGCTTGCCGGTCTGCTGACAGCTGCTGTTGTGCTCATCCGTCCGTCGGTCAGCTTTCCGGAACTAAAGGGCTTCAATTTCGTCGGGGGGCTTCGCCTGTCGCCGGAATTTGCCGCCCTTATGCTTGGTCTCGTTCTATACACCTCGGTCTTCATCAGCGAAGTCATCCGCGGTGGCATCGAAGCGGTATCGCGCGGTCAATGGGAAGCCGGACGCGCGCTTGGGCTCTCCGAACGGCACGTGATGTTCCGCATCATCATTCCACAGGCGTTGCGGATCATCGTTCCTCCGATGACGTCCCAGTATCTGTCGACGGTGAAGAACACGACCCTGGCGCTGGCCGTCGGATATCCAGAACTCGGCCTTGTGGTCGGGACGGTCATCAACCAGACGGGCCAGGCCATTGAGAGCATTTCCATCCTTCTGGCCGTTTTCCTCACGATCAGCATCGCGGTGTCGATGTTCATGAATTGGTACAATGCCCACGTGGCCCTGGTGACGCGATGA